One Thermogemmata fonticola DNA window includes the following coding sequences:
- the argJ gene encoding bifunctional glutamate N-acetyltransferase/amino-acid acetyltransferase ArgJ — protein MLRTTMTQEQQQWHLARGYRFAGVVSGLRNEPDRRDVAVIISDTPASAVGMFTKNQICAAPVRVCRQRLPSTRTRAIVICSGNANACTGAQGLADAQRMTALVAQELGCEAEQVLVASTGVIGRLLPMPLLEAAIPQAVRSAVASPEAFRHAAQAILTTDTGIKVATRQGPSFTLTGFAKGAAMIGPNMATMLAFLLTDAHLSLDDLQQTLHTAVEHSFHCISVEGHTSTNDTVLLLANGTGPRLEGAELALYQETVTSVCLELARKIARDAEGAEHFITIEVEGCRNDSEARRIAKTIADSPLVKTAIFGHDPNWGRIVSAAGYAGVEFAEENLSLWLGDMLLYRAGTPCPFDVLTASAYLKQNRDIHIRLKFDLGPGKCTFYTCDLTTEYVRLNADYTT, from the coding sequence CAGGAACAGCAACAATGGCACTTGGCACGCGGCTACCGTTTCGCAGGCGTGGTCAGCGGGCTACGAAATGAACCGGATCGGCGGGACGTCGCTGTCATCATCAGTGACACACCGGCCTCGGCCGTGGGCATGTTCACCAAAAACCAGATTTGTGCGGCTCCTGTGCGCGTCTGCCGGCAGCGCCTGCCCTCGACTCGGACCCGCGCCATCGTCATCTGCTCTGGAAACGCGAACGCGTGCACCGGTGCCCAAGGGCTAGCCGATGCTCAACGGATGACGGCTCTGGTAGCCCAAGAATTGGGATGTGAGGCAGAACAGGTCCTCGTCGCTTCCACGGGCGTAATTGGCCGTCTCCTGCCGATGCCCCTTTTAGAAGCGGCGATCCCCCAAGCAGTCCGCTCCGCTGTGGCAAGTCCCGAAGCATTCCGTCATGCAGCCCAAGCCATCCTCACCACGGATACGGGGATCAAAGTCGCCACCCGTCAAGGTCCTTCCTTTACCCTCACTGGCTTCGCCAAAGGGGCGGCCATGATCGGCCCCAACATGGCCACCATGCTTGCATTCCTCCTCACGGATGCACATCTTTCCCTCGACGATCTTCAGCAGACCCTACACACAGCCGTGGAACATAGTTTTCATTGTATCTCCGTGGAAGGTCACACCAGTACCAACGATACCGTGTTATTACTCGCCAACGGCACAGGCCCGCGGCTGGAGGGAGCAGAGTTGGCGCTCTACCAAGAAACGGTTACTAGCGTCTGCCTCGAATTGGCACGCAAAATTGCCCGTGATGCTGAAGGGGCAGAGCATTTCATCACCATCGAGGTGGAAGGGTGCCGGAATGACAGCGAAGCCCGCCGGATCGCAAAAACCATCGCGGACAGCCCATTGGTCAAGACCGCCATCTTCGGACATGATCCCAACTGGGGGCGGATTGTCTCCGCCGCGGGTTATGCGGGAGTCGAGTTTGCGGAGGAGAATCTCTCCCTCTGGCTTGGCGACATGTTGCTGTATCGAGCGGGGACTCCGTGTCCTTTTGACGTTCTCACAGCTTCTGCCTATCTGAAACAGAACCGCGATATCCATATCCGCCTCAAGTTCGATCTTG